In the genome of Bacteroidota bacterium, the window AACTCGGGTTTTGTAGAGTGTGCGGACACATCTACAACTATACTTTTGATCACACTCTCATTGCCTACACTCAGGCGTACGAAAATTCCCTTCACTTCTCTCCCCGCTTTCAACGCTTTGCGGAAGAGTTGGCAAACGATCTCATCGACAGATACAATTTGCACAACAAAACCGTCATCGAAATCGGGTGTGGAAAGGGAGATTTTTTGAGAATGATGTGTGAGATTGGCGGCAACCAAGGCATCGGATTTGACGAGAGTTTTCAGCCGGATTTGTTGGAAGAAAATACTGGACGTTTTGCCGTCATCAGGGACTTTTACTCCGAGAAGTACTCCTGCTACAAACCGGATTTTGTCTGCTGCCGTCACGTTCTTGAACACATTTCTTTTCCGGCGGAGTTTCTGAAGAACATTCGGGAGCTCATACCGCCCGAATGCCCGCTTTACTTTGAAGTCCCGAACATGCTCTCGACGCTGCACGATCTTGCCATCTGGGATCTGATCTACGAACATTGTTCGTACTTCACACCGCAATCGCTGGAATACCTCTTCACATCAAGCGGTTTCGAAGTACTGAGGGTGGAAGAAAAATACAACCGGCAATTTCTCGGCATCGAGGCCAGGCCCGCAACGCAGCTCGCCCGATTCACACAAATGAACGACACCAGCATGGCGAATCTCTTTCATCTCATTAGTTCTTTCTCCGACAACTACAACAAGAGAATCGCAGAATGGCTAAGGCGTTGGGCAGATTGGAAGCACAAGCGCATCGTCGTGTGGGGCAGCGGTTCCAAAGGAGTTACATTTCTCAACGTTCTGCGTCCCAACGTTGAATATGTTGTGGATGTGAATCCGCGCAAGCAGGGAATGTTCACAGCCGGAACGGGCCAGTGCATCGTCGCGCCGGAGTTCCTGGTTGACTACAAGCCCGACGTTATCATCGTCATGAATCCGATTTACGAAGAGGAAATTCGCGGCAAACTGCTGCAGATGGGACTGGTCGCAACTACTGCGGTTGCCTGAATCCTGGGTTTGTTATCTACTAAAAGGACGAAGCACATGAACGACACGATCGTTTTGGCGGCATTTTATCTTTATCATTTAGAAAATGAACCGGCGTATCGTCATCATCAGCAAACCCGGGAACGTTGAGGGGATATGGAAGATGGCGACGGCATCGATCGACAAACTGACTTGATAATCTTCACGGAAGTATGAAGAGTTTATTCAGCAACTCAACAACACGCTTGCGCTTCGATCGCAACGAACTCTCCGGGAGCTTCGGCGATATCGGAACAGACGTTCCGCTCATCGCGGGAATGATCATCGCCTGCGGACTTGATACAGCGAGCACGCTGGTGATGTTCGGGCTTATGCAGATCGCGACAGGCCTTCTCTACGGACTGCCGATGCCCGTGCAACCGCTGAAAGCAATGGCAGTGTTGATGATCGCCCAGAAATTGGATGGCAGCATACTGTACGGCGGCGGACTTGCCATCGGTGTTCTGATGATGGTTTTGACCGTGACCGGCCTTCTGGAATGGCTGGCAAAGTTGATTCCCAAAACCGTTGTTCGAGGCATTCAATTCGGCCTCGGCCTGTCACTCGCTTCGCTTGCCCTCAAGAACTACATTGTTGCAGATGCCACAGCGGGCTACGTTCTGGCGGCAATCAGCTTCATCATCGCCCTTTTTTTGATGGGGAATAGAAAATATCCTGCCGCCTTGTTCATCATTGTGACGGGCTTCGCGTACGCGTTCTTCTTCACAATCGACTTCACGACAATTGCCGGAGGCATCGGGCTCGCGTTGCCGGGAATTCACACCCCGGCAATGAATGACATTCTTCAAGGACTTCTGTTGCTTGCGCTTCCACAGCTTCCGCTCTCACTCTCGAATTCCGTCATCGCAACGCGTCAAACAGTATCCGATTTTTTCCCCGAAAGCCCGTTGACCATCAAAAAGATCGGACTCACGTATTCGATCATGAATCTCGTTCTCCCCTTTTTCAACGGCATCCCGAACTGTCACGGAGCCGGCGGATTGGCTGGCCACTATACATTCGGAGCAAGAACAGGCGGCTCGGTGATCATCTACGGCTCGCTGTATCTGGTTCTCGGACTTTTTTTCAGCGATAGCTTCACGGAAGTGTTGAAAGCTTTTCCGTTACCAATTCTTGGTGTAATTCTTCTGTTTGAAAGTCTGTCATTGATGGTATTGATGAAGGATATCACGGCCTCGAAATCCGATCTCTTCATTTGCCTGCTCGTTGCACTCATGGCCTTCGGCCTGCCCCACGGATATGTGATCGGGCTTGTCGTGGGGACGGTTGTGTGGTATATGATGCGGAAAGGAATTCTTCGGAAGGAGTGACAGCCGTTTGTGTAGAAGGCAAATTGTTTTCGAATTCGAAAATGGGTAGAGTATTCAGGAGCATACTATTTTTCGGACCTCAATCCCGATGCATCTCATCTCCTTCAACAATTCAACCGACCATCACCGCGATCAGATGGCGTCGCTTCTTGTTGATGCGTTTGCCCGGTTTGAGTCGGGCTGGAAGAACGCCGACTCGGCGCAGGCGGAGGTCGGGACATTCAACGCGAAGGATCGTCTCGCCTGGCTTGCCCTTGAAGGCGATACTCTCGTCGGATGGATCGGGGCGATTGTCTGTTCGAAGCATTTGTGGGAATTACATCCGCTTGCGGTTCATTCCGATCATCAGCGGAAAGGAATCGGCAAGGCACTTGTCCAGCGACTTGAGTTCGAAGCACGGCAGCGGGGTGTTTCCACAATCATGCTCGGCACGGATGACGATTTCGGCGGCACGTCGCTGTACGGCAAAAACCTCTATCCCGATGTGATCGGGCATCTGAACACGATCCAATCCGTGAACAATCATCCGTTTGAATTTTATCGTGCCCTCGGCTACTCGATCATCGGCATTATTCCCGACGCCACCGGGCCGGGCCGCCACGACATATTAATGGCCAAGAGAGTCTCATAGAAGAAACAGGAATCGGAGATGTTGTGTATGAAGTTGATCACTATTGCAGTTCTGATCTGTTCATTCCCTGAAGCAGGAAGCGCCCAAGAAATATCCGCATCGACTGAACGGCCGTGGAGCGTGAAGCAACTCGTTGAACATCACCTCTCAACCAAAAAGAACGTCGCCGTTCGGGATGTGTACAAGATGCTGTATCACGCACATTTCGGAGTCGAGCATCTTCTCACGGATACGGCAGGCATTCGTTCGTACCTGCTGCGGGAATTGGGATCGATGTCGGCTACGCCGGAGAACGAGCCGCTTGCGGAACGCATCTCGACCACCAACACAATGGTTCGTATCAATCTCCGCCCCTTCACAGCACGGAACCTTGACCCGGAGCTGCTCGTAAAGGCAATGTTCGCATCAGCGGCTGAAACGACACCCGATACATTCCAGTTTCGTCGGGAGTGGAACATGTATGTTGACCTTGTGCGGTACGGCTTTCTGGATTTTCCGATGAACGAGGTACATGAAGTCAGCCGCCTGATTGAGGAAAAGGGCATCGTTCCCGTTCATCATAGCGAAGCATACCGGGAGGCAAATCATCCGGCCTACAGGGTTGTACAACGCAGGGTGTTTGAGCGTCTGTTCGGCGATTAACCGGCTCGCTGCAATGATGTTGTTGCATCTCTCTTTCCGCCTCTGTAATTTTAACCATGAAACGGTTCTTGACATCCGTTCTCCTCTTCTCATCAACAGGCCTGTTGGCGGGCAGCAAGATTGACGCCCGTCTTGCAGAAGTTCTTCGATTTCTTCCACCCGACGAAACGACTGTCGCGTGGATCTTTTTCACGGACAAGGGTTCGCAGGAAATCTACAAATCCGCTGTACCCCGGTCGGTTGTTTCTCCCCGGTCTTTTTTGAGAAGATTGAAGGCCCGCCCGACGGAAACGGCGGTTGACTATACAGATCTCCCGGTCGAACAGCGTTATATTGAACAGCTTGCCGCTCATGGTATTTCGATCCGTCAGACATCGAAGTGGTTCAACGGCGCAAGCGTACGTGGGACGAAAGAACAGCTTGCACAGATTGAAGCTCTTCCGTTCGTCCGAAGCATTGAATTGCTTTCACGGTTCAGGAGAGATCGCATTGAAGAACAGCAGGAAATACCAACCCTGCTGTCATCCCAACCATCGACTTCCGGTTTGGCAACGAATTTTGATTACGGATTGTCGTTCGGCCAGTTGAATCAGATCAACGTACCGGCCGTTCACACCATGGGCAATTACGGGCAGGGAGTTATCATTGGATCGTTTGACAACGGGTTCCGTCTGCTCAATCACGAGGCATTCGACACGCTGCGGACACGCATCGTTGCCACGTATGATTTTGTTGACAAGAAGATCAGCGTTGTGCCGAACAATCCCGATCCCTCATTCGGTGCACATGGCATTGTCACGCTTTCGGCGCTTGCCGGCTTCAAGCCGGGCGAGTTGATTGGGCCGGCGTTCGGCGCAAGCTTCATTCTCGCACGAACGGAAAACGACAGCAGCGAAACACCGATCGAAGAAGACTATTGGGTCGCGGCTATCGAGTGGGCGGACAGCATCGGAGTAGATGTTACATCAACTTCGCTCGGATATCTCACCTACGATCCGCCCTATACAAGCTGGACGTGGGAAGATATGGATGGCAACACCACGGTAATTACCCGCGCGGCCGACATGGCGGTGAGCAAGGGCATCGTGGTGTGCAATTCGGCGGGCAACAACGGCTTTAACGCGGCACGCAACACGCTAAACGCCCCGGCTGATGGCGATAGTGTTCTCTCAATCGGAGCGGTAAATGCCGACGGCAACCGGGCCAGCTTCAGTTCCATGGGCCCGACAACCAGCACTCCCCCACGCATCAAGCCCGATGTGATGGCTCAAGGTTCGTCGGTGCGTTGCGCCAGGCCGACTGATCCGACACAATACACGTACTCCGGCGGAACATCCCTCTCTTGCCCGCTTGCCGCAGGCGTCGCCGCCCTGCTGATTCACGCGAAACCGACAGCAGGCCCGCTCGAAATTATGAACGCACTGAAGGAAACTGCCAGCAACGCAAGCTCTCCGAACAATCAAATGGGGTGGGGAATCTTGAATGCCCACCACGCGATCACAAGTGTCCGTGGATCCGGCACCGCGCCCGGTACGTTTGTGTTGTACCCGAACTATCCTAATCCGTTCAATTCGGGAACAACAATCCGTTACGATATCGGAGAATCGAGCCACGTAACGTTGACTGTCTACAACCTTCTCGGGCAGCAAGTCAGAACCCTGTTCAGCAATCCTGAGACACAAGGTGTGAAGACTGCATTTTGGGATGGAGCAACCAACAGCGGCATTTCCGCGGCAACCGGAACATACTTTTACAGGCTCGTGGTAATTACATCGTCGGGTACATCCTACGCTGAAACACGTAACCTGACGTTACTCAGATGATTTTTTCAGCACTTCAGGGAATCAGCTTCCTTGATTCTCAATAATAGCTTGAGTATACTCAACGCATTCAAACCATCTCATCCATAAAAATAAGGAAAGGAGCAATGATGAAGATTGCTCGCCTATTGGCATCACTTGTTAGTGTCGTGATGTTCTCACTACCCGGGTTTGCGGCAGACAAGACGGGCCCGAAACTTACCGCGGCGTTCACCGCCTTGAACGACAACGATCAGATTCTCGCGTGGGTGTTTTTTACCGATAAAGGATCGAGGGAACATCTCCGCTCAGCAGTGCCGCTCGATGTCGTGTCGCCCCGTTCAATTCAGCGTCGGTTGAAAGTCAGGGCTGCGAACAATGTTGTGGATTACACAGATCTTCCCGTTGAGCAGCAGTACGTTGAACAGATTGCGCAGCAGGTAGTACTGGTCCGGCAACAATCAAAGTGGTTCAATGCCGTAAGTGTGCTTGCAACCAAAGCCCAGCTTCGAAACATTGAATCTCTCCCCTTCGTGAGCAGCCTCGAATTGCTGTACCGGGCAAAAACCAACCGTGAACTCGAACAAGAGATTCCGGATACCGACTCGCCGGAGGGTCATGGTGGTGGTGGCGGAAACCAGATTTACAGTTTCAACTACGGGACATCGCTCAACCAGAATCAACAAATTAACGTCCCGGCTTTGCATGACATTGGGAATTTTGCCCAAGACGTGATCGTCGGGGTGTTTGATAACGGATTCCGGTTGCTCACGCATCAGGCGTTCGACACGCTACGCCCGCGTATTATCGGAACATATGACTATGTCGATAAGAAAGTGAGCGTTGTCCCCAACAATCCAAGCTCGAGCTTCGGCTCGCACGGAGTCAACACGCTTTCTACGATAGGCGGATTCAGAGAGGGGCAACTTATTGGCCCGGCGTTCGGGGCAACGTTTATTCTTGCCAGAACAGAGAATGACAGCAGCGAGACTCCGTTTGAAGAGGACAACTGGGCCGCGGCAATTGAATGGGCGGATAGTCTCGGCGTTGAGGTGACCAGCACGTCGCTCGGCTACAATACATACGATCCGCCCTACCCGAGTTGGACATGGCAGGATATGAACGGTAACACCACCGTTATCACCCGCGCGGCAGATATGGCAGTCAGCAAGGGCATCGTCGTGTTGAACTCAGCCGGAAATTCCGGAAGCTCAAGCGTCAACACTCTTGGTGCACCCGCCGATGGTGACAGCGTTCTGGCAATCGGGGCAGTGACATCGAGCGGAACCAGGTCGAGTTTCAGTTCGGTCGGGCCGACGACGAGCGTTCCGCCGCGTATCAAGCCGGATGTGATGGCTCAAGGTTCGAGTGTAAGAGTAGCAAGCGCAACAAATGCGACGGGGTATGGAAGCTCATCAGGAACATCCTTCTCCTGCCCGCTCGCGGCCGGTGTTGCGGCTCTAATTGTGAAGGCCCGCCCGAACGCCACGCCTGTGCAAATCGGCGATGCAATGCGTTCGACGGCAAGCAACGCTTCATCCCCCAACAATCTGATGGGTTGGGGAATTATCAATGCGGTTGCTGCTATCAATGCCCTGCCCCTGACAAGTGTCGACAACCGGGAAACTCAACCGGATGGTTTCATGCTCGAACAGAATTACCCGAATCCGTTCAACCCGGCAACAACAATCCGGTTTACACTTCCTGCAAACGGATTGGCAACACTGAAAGTGTTTGATGTATTGGGACGTGAAGTTGCCACACTTCTGAACAATGATATGCAGGCAGGCACTCACCAGCTGACACTCGATGCGAGCAATTTTTCCTCCGGCACATACTTCTACAAACTACAGTCCGGCAGCAACGTTGCTGTCAAGAAACTGATGGTCGTAAAATAATCTTCTGACGAGGTGTCCCGTTTTCGGGCGGGACACCCTTCTTCTAACCAATTCTACTGCTATTTCTCATACACATCTTCTTTCGCCCCGACGTTCATTCATGGAGGATACCATGCGTACGTATTCCTTTGCTTTGACAATTCTTCTGGTTTTCGTTTGTCTGTCTGCAAACAGTCAAACAACCTTTACAGATGTGACTGCAACTGCGGGAACCGGCTTGGGGGACGGTACTGCACGCGGATTCAGTTGGGTGGATTTTGACAATGACGGCTTGCTCGATTTGTTCATTCCAACAGCGGGAAATGTTCCCAACAAAGTTTATAAAAACAACGGCGACGGGACGTTTTCGGAAATCGCTGCCGCTCTCGGTCTGAACGATATGGCGAATACAATCACCTGCTCGTGGGCTGATTTTGATAATGACGGCGACCTTGATCTCATCACAACAGCTACGGCGGCAGCGACCGTGTTGTGGCGAAACAACTTCTTCCCTGGCGGCGACACTTCATTCACCAACATCACGGCAAGTTCGGGCATTGCAATGAGCGGAGCACAAATGCCTGCATGGGCCGATTACAATTTGGATGGATTTCTTGATGTGTATTCTCCTATTTCAAACTCCTCTGTCTCATCGGATGCGTTGTATCGGAACAACGGCGACGCCACGTTCACGAATATGGCCGACAGTGCAGGAGTAAATCACCAGGTTTCCGGAATCCTCGAACAGGCGGTTCATTGGGGTGACTTCAACAAGGATGGCTACGCTGATTTATTTATCGGGAATTTGCAGACTGGCGGACCCAGCTTCTTCCATCGCAACAATGGCGACGGCACATTCACAGAGATCGCTGCTTCACTCGGATTTCAGGGTGCGGCACGCGGCTCACAGTGGGTTGATTACAATAATGACGGCTTGTGGGACTACTCGGTTGCAGGATACGCGGGAGGAACGAATGCCGTTCCGGTCAAGCTCTACCGCAACAACGGCGACGGGACTTTCACTGACGCGGCAGCCCAGGCAGGGATCACGGATGCCGTTATTTCTTGGGGAGTGACGTGGGCGGATTTCGATAATGACGGATATGAGGATTTCTTTGTTACCGTGTCAGGACAAAGTACTTCGTGCCTGCTCTATAAGAATAACGGAGACGGCACGTTTACGAATGTTACATCGCAGGCCGGACTTCCCGCCTTCGCTCAACTCAGCGCAGCATGGGGCGATTATGATAATGATGGGGATATGGATCTGTACACATCGGGCGCTGCCTCGGCGGGCAACCATCTCTTCAGAAACAACTCCGACACGACAAACAAATGGCTGAAGGTGAATCTGGCAGGCTCGACTGCCAATCGGTTTGGTGTCGGTGCCCAAATTGAAGTGTACGCAGGCTCGCTTCGCATGATGCGTGAAGTAAACACGGCAATCGGATACCGTTCACAGAATATGCTGACTGCTCACTTCGGACTTGCCGGCAACACGCTTGTGGATTCCGTTGTTGTACGTTGGCCGAACCAGCAGCAAACCAGAACTGTTCAGAGGAATGTTCATGCCAATCAAGTTCTTACGCTGACAGAAATCCCCAGCCAGCATGTTGAAGAACTAAACAGCCCGTTAATGTGGCGCCTTAAGCAAAACTATCCCAATCCCTTCAATCCTTCGACGCAAATCACGTTTACTATACCTGCCCCAGGCAGTGTCCGGCTGAGAGTATTCGATATTCTTGGAAAGGAAGTTGCGGTATTGGTTCATGAAACAAAGGCAGCGGGAACTTATACAGTTTCATGGAACGCGAAAGCTCTCGGAAGCGGTGTTTATTTCTATCGGTTGGAAGGCAGCGGTGTTGTTCTGGCAAAAAAAATGCAGTTGTTAAAATAAGAAGTTGACATTGCAGTTTGCAATGTGCATATTCGTGTAGAATCCTCTGCCTCTATCGGATTGCCGCGTAGTCGCCTTGGGGACATCGGTCTGGTTTCTCCATTCTGGTCATTATTACAACATCCTTGAGTATTCCAACGGCGTGGATCTTTGCGCAACAGAAGGGCAACATGTGCAACGCACACTCTGCCTCCGGAATCGTCATTTCATCTTCACTCTCACAATCACCCTAACCATTCACCAAATCTAAGGAGGCTTCATGTCTCGTAGGTTGCTATTTTCTTGGTGCATCGTTCTCAGCTTTGTTGTCCTGGGAACGTCGTTCGCGCAGGATTATTCCGCAATGTGGAATAATGCAAAGCGAATGAAACTCGGTCTCGATGCATCTCCTGCCCGTCCGATTCAATCGGAAGGACAGGCAACAATGAACCCGCTCAGTCCGCCGAACACGCCGGACATCCAGGTATTCAATCCATCGAACTTCTGGCAGAGCGAGAATTCCATCGGCATCAACTACTCAAACCCGAGCCAGTTGATGGTTTCGACAAATGGCCAGATTCCGGGTTCGAATCCGGTTGTTCAACAGCCATGGGCGTTCAGTACCGATGGCGGTGTGACATGGCCGGCATCCATGCAAAGCGAAGCCATCCCCCCGGGCATTGTGGATTGCTTTGGTGATCCGGTTGCCTTCTTCGATGTTAGCGGACGAGCATATTACTCCACTCTCGGTTCTCCCGGCGGAATCTATTTTGTTTCCACAACAAACTTCGGCGCTACATGGAGCGCCCGTTCGAATGGCGACAATCTGAACAGTACAAATGATGACAAGCAGCACGCGGCGGCAGATTTCTCCGGCACATTTCCAAACAACATCTACACGGCTTGGACAGATTTTGGAGTGACAGGAACACCTATTCAGTTCTCGCGTTCCACCAATCAGGGTCAGACCTGGCTGCCCCGTGTTGCTCTTCCGATCGGCTCAAACCGCGGACAGGGAGTACACATTGCCACCGGCCCCAACGGTGAAGTGTATGTCATGTGGGCACACTACACAACCGGCACTGCCGAAGTCGGCATCGGCTGGGCGAAGTCAACCGATGGTGGTGCCACGTTCAATACGCCTGCGATTGCTTTTCCGATCAATGGCGTGAGAATCTCCAACGGCGGAATTCCAGCAATCAACAATGTTCGTACAGCCAGCTTCCCGTATCACGATGTCGATCGCTCCAACGGCCCGCGCCGCGGATGGGTGTATGTTGTCGTCCCGGAACTGGATGTTGCGAATACCGGACAGGCGGACATCTATTTCTACCGCTCGACCAATGGCGGAACTACTTGGAGTTCTCGATCGAAGGTCAATGGTCCTGACGTCCAGGCCGGCAAATGGCAGTTCATGCCATCCATCGCAGTCGACCCGACAACGGGCGGCATTTCCATCAGCTACTACAGCATGGATTCGGTCGGCACCAACTTTATGACCAACCGGTACATGGCGTACTCCGTTGACGGCGGCGACACGTGGGATAACTTTGTTATCAGCGATGTGCGCGCCCTCTGGGCTCCGCAGCTTACACCGAGCACAAACACGACTTACAACGGCGATTATTACGAAACCGTTGCTATGAACGGCAAAGCTTGGGCAACGTGGACTGACAGGCGTCTCGGCGCAGCCGGCACAAACAATAGGGCATACGTCGGCATCGTGACCTACGCCGAGAACTTTGGCTGGGTCCGAGGCACTGTTTCCAACCTTACGGGCGGTGCGCCTCTGCAGGGAGTTGCTATTGATTTTGTGCAGAATGTCTTGCAGCAGGGAGCAACTACGGCCGCAAATGGCTCATACCTTGCAGGAGCGCAGGTTGACACGCCCGGCACGACGGCAAACCTGACGCTGCGAGGACGGAAGTTCGGATTTGTGGACACGACCATTGCAGTGACATTGACCCGTTTCGACACTCTTACGCGCAACTTCTCGATGCGACCTGCACCGAGCGGAACCCTGAGTGTGCATTCACGCCACCCCAGCGGAAATCTTCGCTCGTATGTGGAAGTGAAATTCGGGGGAACCACCGTTGCGAGCGATTCGACAAATGCAACTACCGGGTTGTTCTCGACGACTCTTCCTACAGGCACCTACAGCGTCATGGTTGATGCGCCTCCTCCCTATCGGACCTTGAACTTCCCGAGCGTCGTAATCAACTCAGGCGCCACAACAAACGTGGATGCCCTGACGCGGGCGGTGTTTGAGTTTACACCGACTGCGGTTCGCGATACACTGCCTGTCGGCGGATCCCGTGTCAAAAACCTGACGATCGCCAACACAACACCCGATTCGGTACAATATCGAATTACTGACGATAATGCACTGCGCATCAAAACGCGGACAATAGACTACAGTCTGCCTTCAGTGAAACGCAGCATGGAGATTCAGAACACTCGCGCAACGCCTAAGGGTCAGATGGATCCGGAACCTCCGGGGACCGATTCTCCCGATGGCCGCGGCGGCCCGGACGCGTTCGGATATCAGTGGGTCGATTCCGATGAACCGGATGGACCGGTATTCGATTGGTTCGATATCTCGACAATCGGTACGCAAATCACAGTCATGACCTCGGGAACCCTGGATGATGGCTTTGCTACCATTCCGTTCCCGGCATCGTTCCCTCTGTATGGCAATTCATATTCTTCCATAAATGTGGGTACGAACGGGTTTATCAATTTCGGAACAGGATCAACATCGTTGTCGAACGGGGCTATTCCCTCAACCGCTGTACCCAACAATGCTATTTACGGGTTCTGGGATGACCTCGACTTCCGCACGAGCGGCAAGCTTCTGTACTATCACGATGTTGCAACCGGACGTTTTATCGTCCAGTTTGACAAGGCGCCACGGTTTGGCACAACAGCTGTCGATACACTGACGTTCCAAATCATCATGAAACCGAGCGGCGAAGTGCTGATTCAATTCCTGCGCGTCGTCGGAACAGTGTTGAACTCCGGAACAATCGGTATCGAAAACGAACCAGGCACGGTCGCATTGCAAGTGGTCAACAATGCGATCTATGTCAAGAACAATCTTGCCATCCGCATCTACCTGCCCGATGCTCCCTGGATCAGCGAGAACCCGTCGTTTGGCAAGATCCCGCCAAACAGTAACCAGATCATTCAATGCACATTCAATGCTACCGGCCTTCTGGCGGGCACTCAGTACAACGCGAACCTCTTTGTCGAGGCAACGCATCCTGATGTGGCTGCCCCGTTCGTTGTCCCGGCCAGCCTGAAGGTGAACGCGGCAGATTCTGCAGTAATGAATCTGAGCAAGACAAGCATTACCTATCCGGCAACGCAGGTGAACACCAGCCGTGCGGACAGTCTCTATGCACGTAACGGCGGGGCGCTCCCGTTGGTGATCAGTTCCATCACCAGCAACAGCGCCCGCTATGTGGTCACACCGGCAAGCGCGAATGTTCCTTCCGGTGATTCGGTGAAGATCCGGGTTACGTACACGCCAATTGCAGTCGGTACTGATACCGGTCGTGTGATTATTCTCAGCAACTCACAAGGTACGCCGCGACGAGATGTAACTCTGTCGGGTTCAGGCATCGGCGCACCGTCGATCGTAGTGAGTGTTACCACCATTGCCGATACGCTTCAAGTTGGGCAGACAAACACCAAGCAGTTCACCATTACAAACTCCACTGCTCCACCTGTTTCTCCGTTGTATGTCAGCATTACCGATAGCGGTGCGTGGGTCAATGTGACCCCGGCGCTCGATACGCTTGGAGGAAGCCAGACGAAGAACTATACCACTGCCTTCAATGCAACGGGCCTTACGGTAGGCACCTATACAACAAACATCCGCATTGCGAGCAACGATCCTGCAAATCCGCTGAAGATTGTTGTTGCGACATTGCGTGTTGTCGGCGGACCCGTCATCAGCGTCCGTCCTGATTCCGTCGTGCGTACGCTGGCTGCAGGTGCAAGCGGAACCGACACGCTGACCATTCGCAATACAGGTGTCTCGGTACTCAACTGGTCGATGTCGGAAGCACCGGGTGAACCGGCTGATATGAGCAACGCCATAAAGAAATACCATGCGGCATTGCCTCCTGTTCCGAAGGGCGTGGACTTCCCCATGACCGACAGCCCCGATACCTCGGGCGGCCCGGATGCATTTGGCTATCGTTGGATTGACAGCGATTCACCGGGTGGACCAACCTTCGGCTGGATTGATATTTCCACAACAGGCGCTTCGCTCGACTCTGCAAGCGATTGGGTTCCCACCGGCACAAACCGGAAGGGCGATGAGGGTTACTTTGCGGTACGAATGCCATTCTCATTCAACTATTACGGAGTGGCATATGATACACTCTTCATCGGAACAAACGGAAA includes:
- a CDS encoding methyltransferase domain-containing protein — translated: MTPLLNACPVCGMKSIEMFFEMQTIPVQCNVLHHSRESATGIRKGNLQLGFCRVCGHIYNYTFDHTLIAYTQAYENSLHFSPRFQRFAEELANDLIDRYNLHNKTVIEIGCGKGDFLRMMCEIGGNQGIGFDESFQPDLLEENTGRFAVIRDFYSEKYSCYKPDFVCCRHVLEHISFPAEFLKNIRELIPPECPLYFEVPNMLSTLHDLAIWDLIYEHCSYFTPQSLEYLFTSSGFEVLRVEEKYNRQFLGIEARPATQLARFTQMNDTSMANLFHLISSFSDNYNKRIAEWLRRWADWKHKRIVVWGSGSKGVTFLNVLRPNVEYVVDVNPRKQGMFTAGTGQCIVAPEFLVDYKPDVIIVMNPIYEEEIRGKLLQMGLVATTAVA
- a CDS encoding putative sulfate/molybdate transporter, translating into MKSLFSNSTTRLRFDRNELSGSFGDIGTDVPLIAGMIIACGLDTASTLVMFGLMQIATGLLYGLPMPVQPLKAMAVLMIAQKLDGSILYGGGLAIGVLMMVLTVTGLLEWLAKLIPKTVVRGIQFGLGLSLASLALKNYIVADATAGYVLAAISFIIALFLMGNRKYPAALFIIVTGFAYAFFFTIDFTTIAGGIGLALPGIHTPAMNDILQGLLLLALPQLPLSLSNSVIATRQTVSDFFPESPLTIKKIGLTYSIMNLVLPFFNGIPNCHGAGGLAGHYTFGARTGGSVIIYGSLYLVLGLFFSDSFTEVLKAFPLPILGVILLFESLSLMVLMKDITASKSDLFICLLVALMAFGLPHGYVIGLVVGTVVWYMMRKGILRKE
- a CDS encoding GNAT family N-acetyltransferase, whose amino-acid sequence is MHLISFNNSTDHHRDQMASLLVDAFARFESGWKNADSAQAEVGTFNAKDRLAWLALEGDTLVGWIGAIVCSKHLWELHPLAVHSDHQRKGIGKALVQRLEFEARQRGVSTIMLGTDDDFGGTSLYGKNLYPDVIGHLNTIQSVNNHPFEFYRALGYSIIGIIPDATGPGRHDILMAKRVS
- a CDS encoding S8 family serine peptidase translates to MKRFLTSVLLFSSTGLLAGSKIDARLAEVLRFLPPDETTVAWIFFTDKGSQEIYKSAVPRSVVSPRSFLRRLKARPTETAVDYTDLPVEQRYIEQLAAHGISIRQTSKWFNGASVRGTKEQLAQIEALPFVRSIELLSRFRRDRIEEQQEIPTLLSSQPSTSGLATNFDYGLSFGQLNQINVPAVHTMGNYGQGVIIGSFDNGFRLLNHEAFDTLRTRIVATYDFVDKKISVVPNNPDPSFGAHGIVTLSALAGFKPGELIGPAFGASFILARTENDSSETPIEEDYWVAAIEWADSIGVDVTSTSLGYLTYDPPYTSWTWEDMDGNTTVITRAADMAVSKGIVVCNSAGNNGFNAARNTLNAPADGDSVLSIGAVNADGNRASFSSMGPTTSTPPRIKPDVMAQGSSVRCARPTDPTQYTYSGGTSLSCPLAAGVAALLIHAKPTAGPLEIMNALKETASNASSPNNQMGWGILNAHHAITSVRGSGTAPGTFVLYPNYPNPFNSGTTIRYDIGESSHVTLTVYNLLGQQVRTLFSNPETQGVKTAFWDGATNSGISAATGTYFYRLVVITSSGTSYAETRNLTLLR
- a CDS encoding S8 family peptidase, whose amino-acid sequence is MMKIARLLASLVSVVMFSLPGFAADKTGPKLTAAFTALNDNDQILAWVFFTDKGSREHLRSAVPLDVVSPRSIQRRLKVRAANNVVDYTDLPVEQQYVEQIAQQVVLVRQQSKWFNAVSVLATKAQLRNIESLPFVSSLELLYRAKTNRELEQEIPDTDSPEGHGGGGGNQIYSFNYGTSLNQNQQINVPALHDIGNFAQDVIVGVFDNGFRLLTHQAFDTLRPRIIGTYDYVDKKVSVVPNNPSSSFGSHGVNTLSTIGGFREGQLIGPAFGATFILARTENDSSETPFEEDNWAAAIEWADSLGVEVTSTSLGYNTYDPPYPSWTWQDMNGNTTVITRAADMAVSKGIVVLNSAGNSGSSSVNTLGAPADGDSVLAIGAVTSSGTRSSFSSVGPTTSVPPRIKPDVMAQGSSVRVASATNATGYGSSSGTSFSCPLAAGVAALIVKARPNATPVQIGDAMRSTASNASSPNNLMGWGIINAVAAINALPLTSVDNRETQPDGFMLEQNYPNPFNPATTIRFTLPANGLATLKVFDVLGREVATLLNNDMQAGTHQLTLDASNFSSGTYFYKLQSGSNVAVKKLMVVK